The sequence CCACCCATGGctttgtttgttctttgatCTTAGCCTGTACAAATTAGagattttggttttgtttttttgaGGATGCAAACTAAGTTATTATGCTTGTCTGCTTGCAAGTTGCAAGATCTTTGGATTATTAATTTGATATATGTAATGTGGTGTTGGCGGATTTGTATACTTGCACAAGTTGTCAAGCTcttgttttgctatttataTCCTATTATGCTtacaagtttatgattttttctTGGTTAATGTCTTGGTTATAAGATTGCAAATTTAGGATCTCgttattttttgttatgtttactctAAAACAGAAATGAAATAgttacttgtttaaatttcGAATAAACCGAATAAATTGATTTGTGTAACCaaaccaaaataataaaaaacgaATCGAATTGAACCTAGAATGGATCGAGTTTGGTTGAGAATTTTAGAAAGtcgaaatttgaaatttcaactcgATGATGGccaaaatcgaaccgaaccgattCGTGCACAGGCCTAGCAACAACCAAATTTATAACAGTACGTTTTTCGTAAAATTACCCCCATATAACAAACAATCTTATTTTCttagtaatataataattaaccatctttataaaaatagaatatctatgattaccaataataaatgtaaaaattttgatcaaatatttgatcctttaatacactatttatgacaaagaataatatatatatatatatatatcatcgtCAAAAGATTTTCCTTCGTTCTACAGATGATTAAACTTATTTGAcaattaaatttgaaagaattaaattttatctaTCTTTTTTCCTATAActgtaaaatattattttaatatcaATACTGTTATGTGTAACCGAACCGAAATAATAAAAAACGAATCGAATTGAACCTAGAATGGATTGAGTTTGGTTGAGAATTttagaaagttgaaatttgaaatttcaactcAATGATGGccaaaatcgaaccgaaccaaTTCGTGCACAGGCCAAGAAACAACCAAATTTAGAACGTTCTTCGTAAAATTATCCCCATATAacaaataatctttttttttagtaatataataattaacattctttataaaaatagaatatccatgattaccaataataaatgtaaaaattttgatcaaatatttgatcatttaatacactatttatgacaaagaatatcatatgaatatatatattcatcatcAGAAGATTTTCCTTCGGTCTATAAAGTGATTAAACTCATTTGAcaattaaattttatgtatcTTTTTTTCTATAactacaaaatattattttaatatcaATACTGTTATAGATGTACAACGGCCAAAAAACTTTAAATCCAACAATGCTGTGACATATAGATTTGACGGTATCATCAATATTTTTAGCTGTAGGATTTGCAGCCCCTCTTTGGTCGCTCACactgaattataaattattctTCTCCCAGTAGGCAAGCTGatggaaagaaaatagaacGTCAAATGTTAACAATACATTTGATGATGTTGTGCTATATTTCTTCCAAAAACAAAGCTACAGAAAAAAGTTGCCAGAAATGAAGTCCTATTGATAGTTCAACAACAGATGGGGTCCTATCTTTCATTAAATCCCCAAAAATCAAAACTACAACACCAAATAGAGAATATGGCCAGCAGGCACTAAGAGCCAAATGGACAAAATTCATGGATATGATAAATAATACTCCTTTAGTTCACTTTAAAGTACACAATTTATCCTAACGAATCATGccttcttcctcctcttctaAGCAAGCACGAGATCCATTAGCAAATCGTTATTACACTGAAGAACCTGATCAAATCATCAAGTAAACCGGCTCTTTTTATCACTCCATCCTGAGCCCCTATTGGGGCTTCTGCTATGACTACGCTTCCGTGAAGCATCCGCATCGAGGGCACCATATCTGTTACTAGATGATTAGAAACTAGTCAAAACCATGAAAAAGGGGGGGAGAGAAATTTCAGAAATACTTGAGAGATGGCTGAATACCTGTCACGTGATCCCCGGTCATAACCACGTCCTCCACCTCTTTCTGATGGATTAGTCCAACCTCCCCTTCCTCCATTCTGCCCATAGCTACCATTAAAGCGTCCACCACGTGCTCCTCCACGTCCACCTTGGCCAGAACCCCACCTAGACCTTCCCATACCACCACCTCGTGAAGCCATATCACGCAGTTCAGTTGGCACAGATTGATTTGCACCTTCTAAAACTTTAACAAGATCTAAAGCATGCTTAGAATCCTGGTCAGAGAAAAATGTGTAGGCCAGACCAGATGCCCCTGCCCGGCCTGTTCTACCAATTCTGTGGACATAATCCTCTATTCCAGTTGGAAAGTCAAAATTTATCACCACCCTGTCACAATGCATTTCTCGTTAACTGTCGTTCAAAAGCCTGCACCtttttttatattcaaaaaggaaatatgcataTGGATGGATAGACATTATAACGTGTATTAAACCACAATATTCCTATGAGGTCTTAGACCAAGACCACGGTCTAAGTTCAAGCTGTTTGTACTTGTGGAAGGCCAAAGAAATTATTCACATTACACACCAAAGAGCCAGATGTGGAAACAAACTTGACTACTTGGGTGTATTCCTCTAGTTCAGTTTCTAGGACAGAATGTAAATTGCAAACTCCTGATCGCTCTACTTAATCATCCACAAATCACGCCAATGCATTCACCGCTAACTCGGTTTCAAGCAAAATGTACAGTAACAGTTCTGACTGATGCTCTACCAAAAACAGCACACCTATCCTGAAAGGAAAACCCACCAACACACACCAAAGGGACTAAAGAGCGGAGGGGAAGCAATCAGTAACTAAAGAAGAATACTTCCACTCCTTTATGTGAGTCTACCTCTTTTTGTCCATTCCGAAAAGATTGACACCTTTATATAGATGGTAAGTCATTTTAACATTTCCGAGTTGTCCTTCATGAAATGCTCTTAGAGAATAatcctccggatcaaaaagagtgtccactaagcctttttttcttgggtcaaaaagagtgtccacttatcaaatcaagaaagaattaatcttatctTTCCAACTTtgtccctattaagtgttatgtaaTCAAATCCCactgcctatttaattagggcagtttagtcaaattacctatttttgtcgaggagttagtattttctcaaggggtgtgcaaatagctaagtggacactctttttgatccggagggagtattttttgGCAAGCACATGCTTTATAGAAATTAACATGGCACTTTGAATACCAGTAGATACAAAGAGCACTCTTGGTAAAATACATATTTAGCTTATGTATGAAAAAGTACTTATTTCCTCTTAAACTACATGTCCAGTCTAGCACCACCATATACGAAATGGACAGTATATGCCCATCCAAAACCTAATTCCACAAGAAAGTGTGGCCAACAAACACTTTCTTCTCCAATTAAGCCATAAAAAAGTGCATCTGAGCAATGCATAATCAAGCATATTATGTTTAATATAACCAACCTGATATCTTTGATGTCCAAGCCCCGCGCAGCAACATCAGTAGCCACAAGCACAGGAGACCTGCCGGTGCGAAACTGGCTTAATACGTAATCCCTCTCACTCTGAGATTTATCCCCATGAATTGCAGCTGCTCCAAAGTTGCGAGTAAGATTGCGAGATAGTTGGTCACACATTTTCTTTGTTGAACAGAAAATAATGATCTTTGACCCAGGTTCTTTGGATCTCAAGATTTGTTCAACTCGCCGCTGTTTCTCCATCGGCATCAAGACTTCAATGTGCTGCAAGTCAAAAATACTTGAATTAATTGTAACCTCACCAATTCAGCTTTATATTCCCCGTATGTGTTAGACAGGTATAATGTAGATTCCACTATGATACCTCAGCTATCATCCCCAATTAGGAGGGGTAGAGAACTTGAAGATATTAACGAAAACCGTCCAGGAATATGATAAAGAAGCACACCTGTGTTATAGACTTGTTTGCAACAAGCTCGTCAACATTACCAATATTAACCTGAACTGAATTAACCAATAGATCTGCTGCAATCTTACGAACCCCCTTCGGCCATGTAGCTGTATACATCAATGTCTGCCTCTGCTTAGGCAGCTCCTTCACAATCTTCCTTATCTGAGGTTCAAATCCCATGTCCAGCATACGATCTGCTTCATCTAACACCAAGTAAGAAACTTGACCAAGACTAACtcttctcatttccaaaatgTCGTTCAAACGACCAGGAGTGGCTACAACAATATCTACACCCCTACTCAGCTCTCGTAGTTGAGGACCTTTTGGAGCACCTCCATACAGGCACTGAccataaaaacataaataatcaGTTTCTCAAGCAGCAATTGACATTAGAATCTCAACGGTTGTCCAATAGCAACTATTCAACTATTCTATGTGCAGGTGAATATGCAGCTGGAATAAACTCCACTAGAATTTAGCAAATGCGTGATTCACAGCTCAAAACAAGGAATGTGATGCAATATTTAACCTCTGAGCTTTAGGTTTTAGATCTCTAGCCACACAGTCATTCTATAGTGTGGATATTCCTAGAATTGCAATCTTCCAAAAATGTCGTTGCATTTGAACATTGCAAAAACAAGAGTCAAATAGCAAATGTTCTAATTATAAAATTGATGCCAGACTAAGCATCAGTACCTTAAAACTGAAGTAAAATACCTAGTAATGGAACCCAAACTATGACATTCATAAGACATAAGCATCAAAAGccaaaaacaaaacttttttctaccatcaaataacaaaaataatgaatcgaaattcaaaaagcaaaagaacccgcaagtgaaggagaaaaagtGTGTGTCAGATatagaaaacaaaggaaatctagGTCATGTTCTCTCAAAACATACCGTGCAAGATATCCTAGAGGATTTCCCAAACTTCACAGCTTCAGCTTGTATCTGTGTGGCTAACTCTCTTGTTGGTGACAGTATCAAAATAGTTGGGCCTAATTGAGGATTACTGCGACGATTTTGTAGATGAATAAATCCAGGTATCAAGTAACCCAGAGTTTTCCCAGACCCAGTCTTTGCAATAGCTACTATGTCACGGCCCTGAAGGGCAATAGGCCATGATTGTGCCTGAATTGGAGTAGGAGCAGAAAACCCAGCTTGATGCATCTGAAAATGTTGGCAACATCATTCAGCACATATACAAATTTGGAACTTTCTCATAGATCACTTATTAGACTAATTTGAATGGCCAACACAAGAAGAAGCATCATCCCCCTTAAGTAGGCGGTCAACACTTGCTAATGCAAACAAGAGCAGGAGGACGCCTCTTCTTCAGTTTGGACCATGTGGCAGACTGAATCATCACCGACAGCAGCCCCAGCCACGAACATGGATGATTCCGAAAGCCTTCACAAAAATTGGTCCACCAAATAAGGGTGCTCCACATACATGGAAGCCCCCAAAGGATGGTTGAACAGCGTACGACATTTAGCTCCTCCTTGGAGCAAATATCGCACCTGCGTGAAAGTACAGATGGGAAAAAAGGATGAGTACTGAAGCTCAACAGTGGACCTCCAGCAACCATTGAAATTCAGAAAGAATACTTGATTCTTACAGTAAATTCTTTGATAAGATGCCTCCTGAAGAGCAATTAAAATACAAACTAAAATGGGTTCATCCATA is a genomic window of Lycium ferocissimum isolate CSIRO_LF1 unplaced genomic scaffold, AGI_CSIRO_Lferr_CH_V1 ctg673, whole genome shotgun sequence containing:
- the LOC132045468 gene encoding ATP-dependent RNA helicase-like protein DB10 isoform X3, with translation MAAPTYAPEDPTLPKPWKGLVDGTTGYIYFWNPETNDTQYERPVPSSNGVSAPPHHKFNARSSSDHSRDGTSIHEGYGSLGVGTDISQGSYCRHNEISVTGGDVPAPLTSFEATGFPSEIVREMHQAGFSAPTPIQAQSWPIALQGRDIVAIAKTGSGKTLGYLIPGFIHLQNRRSNPQLGPTILILSPTRELATQIQAEAVKFGKSSRISCTCLYGGAPKGPQLRELSRGVDIVVATPGRLNDILEMRRVSLGQVSYLVLDEADRMLDMGFEPQIRKIVKELPKQRQTLMYTATWPKGVRKIAADLLVNSVQVNIGNVDELVANKSITQHIEVLMPMEKQRRVEQILRSKEPGSKIIIFCSTKKMCDQLSRNLTRNFGAAAIHGDKSQSERDYVLSQFRTGRSPVLVATDVAARGLDIKDIRVVINFDFPTGIEDYVHRIGRTGRAGASGLAYTFFSDQDSKHALDLVKVLEGANQSVPTELRDMASRGGGMGRSRWGSGQGGRGGARGGRFNGSYGQNGGRGGWTNPSERGGGRGYDRGSRDSNRYGALDADASRKRSHSRSPNRGSGWSDKKSRFT
- the LOC132045468 gene encoding ATP-dependent RNA helicase-like protein DB10 isoform X2, translated to MAAPTYAPEDPTLPKPWKGLVDGTTGYIYFWNPETNDTQYERPVPSSNGVSAPPHHKFVSSSVQKPQNARSSSDHSRDGTSIHEGYGSLGVGTDISQGSYCRHNEISVTGGDVPAPLTSFEATGFPSEIVREMHQAGFSAPTPIQAQSWPIALQGRDIVAIAKTGSGKTLGYLIPGFIHLQNRRSNPQLGPTILILSPTRELATQIQAEAVKFGKSSRISCTCLYGGAPKGPQLRELSRGVDIVVATPGRLNDILEMRRVSLGQVSYLVLDEADRMLDMGFEPQIRKIVKELPKQRQTLMYTATWPKGVRKIAADLLVNSVQVNIGNVDELVANKSITQHIEVLMPMEKQRRVEQILRSKEPGSKIIIFCSTKKMCDQLSRNLTRNFGAAAIHGDKSQSERDYVLSQFRTGRSPVLVATDVAARGLDIKDIRVVINFDFPTGIEDYVHRIGRTGRAGASGLAYTFFSDQDSKHALDLVKVLEGANQSVPTELRDMASRGGGMGRSRWGSGQGGRGGARGGRFNGSYGQNGGRGGWTNPSERGGGRGYDRGSRDRYGALDADASRKRSHSRSPNRGSGWSDKKSRFT
- the LOC132045468 gene encoding ATP-dependent RNA helicase-like protein DB10 isoform X1, translated to MAAPTYAPEDPTLPKPWKGLVDGTTGYIYFWNPETNDTQYERPVPSSNGVSAPPHHKFVSSSVQKPQNARSSSDHSRDGTSIHEGYGSLGVGTDISQGSYCRHNEISVTGGDVPAPLTSFEATGFPSEIVREMHQAGFSAPTPIQAQSWPIALQGRDIVAIAKTGSGKTLGYLIPGFIHLQNRRSNPQLGPTILILSPTRELATQIQAEAVKFGKSSRISCTCLYGGAPKGPQLRELSRGVDIVVATPGRLNDILEMRRVSLGQVSYLVLDEADRMLDMGFEPQIRKIVKELPKQRQTLMYTATWPKGVRKIAADLLVNSVQVNIGNVDELVANKSITQHIEVLMPMEKQRRVEQILRSKEPGSKIIIFCSTKKMCDQLSRNLTRNFGAAAIHGDKSQSERDYVLSQFRTGRSPVLVATDVAARGLDIKDIRVVINFDFPTGIEDYVHRIGRTGRAGASGLAYTFFSDQDSKHALDLVKVLEGANQSVPTELRDMASRGGGMGRSRWGSGQGGRGGARGGRFNGSYGQNGGRGGWTNPSERGGGRGYDRGSRDSNRYGALDADASRKRSHSRSPNRGSGWSDKKSRFT